One genomic window of Fervidobacterium thailandense includes the following:
- a CDS encoding peptide-methionine (R)-S-oxide reductase — MKKPPRNPNLSEFERFVLFEKGTEPPFSGEYENHFANGIYVCKNCGIPLFNSKDKFHSGCGWPAFDDELSGAISK, encoded by the coding sequence ATGAAAAAACCACCAAGAAACCCCAACCTGAGTGAATTCGAAAGGTTCGTCCTTTTCGAGAAAGGAACCGAACCACCGTTCAGCGGCGAGTACGAGAATCACTTTGCGAATGGGATTTACGTTTGTAAAAACTGTGGAATACCGCTGTTTAACTCAAAAGATAAGTTCCACTCCGGTTGTGGATGGCCAGCGTTCGACGATGAGTTATCCGGAGCCATATCCAAGTAA
- a CDS encoding Eco57I restriction-modification methylase domain-containing protein gives MGSSAPADIVGEILKELAFNYSNERLAKFLSLKAKNFYETNEPSPEYDDENFKNGRFIGEIRLSQVERLVVYSFETTRALSERSSRKLQFEKGKKILKDTASDAGIFVFYDTARRFRFSLITVEYVGAKRRFSPYKRFTYFVSPDETNKTFIRRLSEADFSSIDALKEAFSVDKVTKEFYQELANWYFWALKVVRFPPDAESEPGGRNVALIRLVTRLMFVWFMREKGIVRKELFDKKFLEKVLVDLSDNESTYYKAILQNLFFATLNTPRDKRRFRREERFKNYINGDYMNHSRYRYHELFKDPEQIVELFNDIPFLNGGLFECLDKRKDDESNELGREVRIDGFSDVPSKQPYVPNFLFFSDEREVDLNDDYGTRNKKYKVRGLINILNSYNFTIDENTPVDEEVALDPELLGKVFENLLASYNPETSETARKATGSYYTPREIVDFMVRTSLKEYLISKVPEIDPEKLDELFSYGSDDNPFDEETTERLIRAINELKVLDPAVGSGAFLMGMLHTLVHVLHKLDPGNERWKAEQLKVASKISDPRLRQRVIKEIEESFEDNELDYGRKLYLIQNCLYGVDIQPIAIQIAKLRFFISLLVDEKIDRTKENFGIQPLPNLETKLIAADSLIPLTVGNQLAMKDPEIIKLEEQLMEVREQYFSATLPSEKEKLKKMDKELRSKLVELMEQRNVFSPASAKKLAKWDPYETNKAAEWFDPEWMFGVRDGFDIVIGNPPYIQLQKNGGALAERYKGIGYETFDRMGDVYVLFYERGINLLKEGGHLCYITSNKWMRAGYGEKLRKYLLKFNPKLLVDLGSEVFESATVNTCVLLVQKSANERKTVGVTLERERDVVIEEQLTRKGVLLDKLTKEVWFIGDNRERKLKEKIESVGKPLRDWNVTIYRGVVTGLNEAFIIDSVKREEILRACKTEEERRRTEELLKPVLRGRDIGRYYYEWKGLWLIYIPWHFPLHEDKQIEGASAEAEALFSQQFPALYKYLLNYRAQLLARNKEETGIRYEWYALQRCAASYKEEFEKEKLVWTPVDSEYKFTVLPARIYFPNSVFMITGCPLYSWCGIFNSKLIRKYLSFLLSHESEYTYGSKKVISNVPIPFIREHRGSVYSEIEELVKEVLKAKQADKNANTIDFEKEIDSLVYKLYELTDEEIALVEKMAGK, from the coding sequence ATGGGCAGCAGTGCTCCGGCTGACATAGTTGGAGAAATTCTTAAAGAACTCGCCTTCAATTACAGTAACGAAAGGCTTGCGAAATTTCTTAGCCTTAAAGCCAAAAACTTTTACGAAACGAACGAACCATCGCCAGAGTACGACGATGAGAATTTCAAGAATGGTCGATTCATAGGTGAAATACGCCTAAGCCAAGTTGAACGGTTGGTTGTTTACTCTTTCGAAACCACCCGTGCCCTTTCTGAGCGTTCAAGCAGAAAACTGCAGTTTGAGAAGGGCAAGAAAATTTTGAAAGACACAGCTTCCGATGCTGGAATCTTTGTATTTTATGATACAGCCAGGCGTTTTCGATTCTCGCTTATCACTGTTGAGTACGTTGGTGCGAAAAGGCGCTTTAGTCCGTACAAGCGCTTCACTTATTTCGTCAGTCCTGACGAGACCAACAAAACCTTTATTCGCAGGCTGAGCGAAGCAGACTTCTCGAGTATAGATGCACTCAAAGAAGCGTTCTCCGTGGACAAAGTTACGAAAGAGTTCTACCAGGAACTTGCAAACTGGTACTTCTGGGCACTGAAGGTGGTGCGCTTCCCGCCGGACGCTGAGAGTGAGCCTGGCGGAAGGAACGTGGCGCTCATAAGGCTCGTCACCCGTTTGATGTTCGTGTGGTTCATGAGGGAAAAGGGCATCGTTCGCAAAGAGCTGTTTGACAAAAAGTTTTTGGAAAAAGTCTTGGTTGATCTTTCTGACAACGAGAGCACGTACTACAAGGCGATACTCCAGAACCTCTTCTTCGCCACGCTCAACACACCGAGAGACAAAAGACGCTTCAGACGTGAGGAACGCTTCAAGAACTACATCAACGGAGACTACATGAACCATTCGAGGTACCGTTATCACGAACTATTCAAAGACCCTGAGCAGATTGTTGAGCTTTTCAATGACATCCCGTTCCTGAACGGTGGTTTGTTTGAGTGCTTGGACAAACGCAAAGACGACGAGTCCAACGAACTCGGTCGAGAAGTCAGAATAGACGGTTTCTCCGACGTCCCAAGCAAACAACCTTATGTGCCGAACTTTCTCTTTTTCTCCGACGAACGGGAAGTCGATTTAAATGATGACTACGGAACCAGGAACAAAAAATACAAAGTTCGTGGACTCATAAACATCCTCAACTCATACAACTTCACAATCGACGAGAACACACCAGTTGACGAGGAAGTTGCCCTTGATCCGGAGCTTTTGGGAAAAGTCTTCGAGAATCTACTGGCAAGCTACAATCCGGAGACATCGGAGACCGCACGCAAAGCGACCGGAAGTTACTACACGCCCAGAGAGATAGTTGATTTCATGGTTAGGACATCACTGAAGGAGTATCTCATTTCAAAAGTGCCAGAAATAGACCCCGAAAAGCTTGACGAGCTTTTTAGCTATGGAAGTGACGATAACCCATTTGACGAAGAGACGACGGAAAGGCTGATAAGGGCGATAAACGAGCTGAAAGTACTCGATCCAGCGGTGGGTTCTGGTGCATTCCTGATGGGTATGCTCCACACCCTTGTGCATGTTCTTCACAAACTCGATCCGGGCAACGAACGTTGGAAGGCAGAGCAGCTAAAGGTGGCAAGTAAAATTAGTGACCCAAGACTGAGGCAAAGGGTAATTAAAGAAATAGAGGAAAGCTTTGAAGACAACGAGCTTGACTACGGTCGTAAACTTTACCTAATTCAGAATTGTCTGTACGGTGTCGACATACAACCGATAGCGATCCAGATAGCGAAGCTGAGGTTCTTCATATCACTACTTGTCGACGAGAAAATTGACAGGACAAAGGAGAACTTTGGCATTCAGCCGTTACCGAACCTTGAGACAAAGTTGATAGCTGCAGACAGTTTGATCCCGCTTACTGTTGGAAATCAGCTAGCCATGAAAGACCCTGAAATAATCAAACTTGAGGAACAGCTAATGGAAGTAAGGGAACAATATTTCTCGGCAACGTTGCCATCAGAAAAAGAAAAGTTAAAGAAAATGGACAAAGAGTTGAGGAGCAAACTTGTCGAATTAATGGAGCAACGTAATGTTTTCTCACCAGCCTCAGCCAAAAAACTTGCAAAGTGGGACCCGTACGAGACGAACAAAGCGGCGGAGTGGTTTGATCCGGAATGGATGTTTGGCGTACGGGATGGATTTGACATAGTAATAGGCAATCCGCCGTACATCCAGCTTCAGAAGAACGGGGGTGCGTTGGCGGAGAGGTACAAGGGGATTGGTTACGAGACATTCGACAGGATGGGCGACGTGTACGTGCTATTCTACGAGCGGGGTATAAATTTACTCAAAGAAGGGGGACATCTTTGCTACATAACGAGTAACAAATGGATGAGGGCGGGGTATGGCGAGAAGCTGAGGAAATATCTTTTAAAATTCAACCCGAAACTCTTAGTAGACCTTGGGTCGGAAGTATTTGAAAGTGCGACGGTGAACACATGCGTGCTGTTAGTGCAAAAGAGCGCAAACGAGCGGAAGACAGTGGGAGTGACATTAGAGAGAGAAAGGGATGTTGTGATTGAAGAACAGCTGACAAGGAAAGGTGTACTGCTCGATAAACTAACGAAAGAGGTTTGGTTCATAGGGGACAACAGAGAGCGGAAGTTGAAGGAGAAAATAGAATCTGTTGGCAAGCCGCTTCGCGACTGGAACGTGACGATATATCGTGGTGTTGTCACAGGTTTGAATGAGGCGTTCATAATCGACAGTGTGAAGAGAGAGGAGATCCTGAGGGCATGCAAAACGGAGGAAGAGAGGAGACGGACGGAGGAACTTCTTAAACCGGTTCTCAGGGGAAGGGATATTGGGCGGTACTATTACGAGTGGAAAGGGTTGTGGCTTATATACATTCCTTGGCACTTCCCATTGCATGAAGATAAACAAATAGAGGGGGCTAGTGCGGAAGCGGAGGCGCTTTTCTCACAACAGTTCCCAGCACTATACAAATATCTACTGAATTACAGAGCGCAGCTTCTTGCACGTAACAAGGAGGAAACGGGTATCAGATACGAATGGTACGCGTTGCAACGCTGTGCGGCAAGTTACAAAGAGGAATTTGAAAAAGAAAAGTTGGTGTGGACTCCCGTCGATTCTGAGTACAAGTTTACAGTCTTACCAGCTAGGATTTACTTTCCAAATTCGGTCTTTATGATCACCGGTTGTCCCTTATATTCATGGTGTGGCATTTTCAATTCAAAGCTTATAAGAAAATACCTTTCGTTCCTTTTATCACACGAGAGCGAGTATACCTATGGTTCAAAAAAGGTTATAAGTAATGTTCCAATACCATTCATCCGCGAACATCGCGGTTCAGTTTACTCCGAGATTGAAGAACTCGTCAAGGAAGTCCTTAAGGCAAAACAAGCAGATAAAAACGCCAACACTATCGATTTCGAAAAAGAGATAGACTCACTCGTTTACAAGCTCTACGAACTAACCGACGAGGAAATAGCTCTCGTTGAAAAGATGGCTGGTAAGTAA
- a CDS encoding 6,7-dimethyl-8-ribityllumazine synthase has protein sequence MAISFDVLATVTVEHALNRAGIKSGNNGFKAAMAASEMANLKRLYDSTPGS, from the coding sequence GTGGCAATTAGTTTCGATGTGCTCGCGACTGTAACTGTCGAGCATGCGCTCAATAGGGCTGGTATAAAATCCGGGAACAATGGGTTCAAAGCGGCAATGGCCGCTTCGGAAATGGCGAATTTGAAGAGATTATACGATAGTACTCCCGGAAGCTAA
- a CDS encoding helicase-related protein, with protein sequence MTNFITNTQTKQLKKRLAELISGSDELKFLVGFFYFSGLRELYEALKNNPHVVMKVLVGLQVDRTIFGLIEHPGIDGKPSFGELQRAYLQSLRNSLNSEDFDTRDFYEQAKFFIDLLKSGRLVIRKTREPNHAKLYIFNLSKTQIVRNKVFITGSSNLTSAGLSHQSEFNVEISDYGTDEAEEYFDSLWSEAIPITEDDITRQKLIETLEKETLIREITPFEAYVLVLSSYIESFSGKDISQRVVEVLAENGYRQYRYQLDAVRQALSIIEQNNGVIIADVVGLGKTIIACATALELKKRGIVIAPPGLIGDDTHTEGWNKYLEEFHLTKMGWKAFSVGKLDEVLEYLDKTKDIEVVIVDEAHRFRNENTKSYELLKNICRGRTVILLTATPFNNKPSDIFSLLKLFITPKKSTITLTDDLEGKFESFMNDFDKLSYIKRYWNSPDVKKAERAKKYYEYLFGSGNIDIANVKKRAHELARQIKTTIEPVTIRRNRLDLLLNPHYKSEIGELPKLEDPQEWFFELTPEQSAFYDRVINSYFALPEDGGKFKGAIYRPFAYKLGLDESQPDSDQTLQKEENFRYLQQFNLYDFMRRLLVKRFESSFGAFKRSLEKFREITEVALRFIEKTGKYILDRRLLEKIYELDVDEIEEYLIEYKKELEEGKHKQYHEVYEVKEFKAREKFLADIESDKRLFEMILEEMHEIGLDKRDPKAEKLIERVKDLLKREPDRKVVIFSEYVDTVRYLEPILTEAFGGRVLAVAGNLTKEKCKELYRNFDASYPKEKQENKYDILLTSDKLSEGFNLNRAGVVINYDIPWNPVRVIQRVGRINRISKKVFDKLYIVNFFPTEQGADLVKSREIAQSKMFLIHNALGEDSKIFDIDEEPSPSELYRKLQQNPDLLEEESLYTKILKELEEIKQKYPGIVEAVKKFPPRVKVAKQSNRDELFVFIKKGKVYTFFHNYLTGETGLVDFEEAIERIKPSSFDEPAVPLSEKFWDVYELVKSYNEVRKSRIVEHSVKQKAINTLKTLLRSGQGHQMYDDKLRRFIEMLLEDIFDYSTLPDYTLRRIAQLGNDLSSERKVQKALEELKKLKTELGEDYLEREKERLKKLTKEIIVAIENRRLEVGMDGQQCSG encoded by the coding sequence GTGACAAATTTCATAACAAACACACAAACAAAACAATTAAAAAAGAGGTTAGCAGAGCTCATTTCTGGGAGCGACGAGCTGAAATTCCTCGTTGGTTTCTTCTATTTTTCCGGTTTACGCGAGCTATACGAAGCACTCAAGAACAATCCACATGTAGTGATGAAAGTCCTCGTTGGACTCCAAGTTGACAGGACTATTTTTGGACTTATCGAACACCCAGGGATCGATGGTAAACCTTCCTTCGGAGAACTCCAACGTGCCTATCTTCAGTCTCTTAGGAACTCGCTCAACTCCGAGGATTTCGACACGAGAGATTTCTACGAACAGGCCAAATTTTTCATTGACCTACTCAAAAGTGGCAGACTCGTGATCAGAAAGACGAGAGAACCAAACCATGCAAAGCTCTACATCTTCAATTTGTCCAAGACCCAGATCGTGAGGAACAAAGTCTTCATCACGGGGAGTAGCAACCTCACGTCGGCTGGTCTATCACACCAGAGTGAATTCAACGTTGAGATAAGTGATTACGGAACGGACGAAGCGGAGGAGTATTTTGACTCACTCTGGTCTGAGGCTATTCCGATCACCGAAGACGATATAACAAGACAAAAACTAATCGAGACGCTTGAAAAAGAAACGCTCATCAGAGAGATCACGCCATTCGAGGCTTATGTGCTAGTCCTGAGCTCCTACATCGAATCGTTTAGTGGTAAAGATATCAGCCAGCGTGTTGTCGAGGTGCTTGCGGAGAATGGATACCGTCAGTACCGGTACCAGCTCGACGCTGTACGTCAGGCGCTTTCGATCATCGAACAGAACAACGGTGTCATCATAGCAGACGTTGTTGGGTTGGGTAAGACGATTATCGCGTGTGCGACGGCTCTTGAACTCAAGAAAAGGGGCATTGTCATCGCTCCCCCGGGCCTTATCGGAGACGACACCCACACCGAAGGCTGGAACAAATACCTCGAAGAATTCCATCTCACAAAGATGGGATGGAAAGCATTCTCCGTAGGAAAACTTGATGAAGTGCTGGAGTACCTCGATAAGACTAAAGATATTGAAGTCGTTATTGTTGATGAAGCACACCGTTTTAGAAACGAAAACACGAAGAGTTACGAACTACTTAAAAACATTTGTCGCGGCCGAACTGTGATCTTACTAACCGCAACACCGTTCAACAACAAACCGTCCGACATTTTCTCACTTCTAAAGCTTTTTATTACCCCGAAGAAGTCCACAATAACGCTAACCGACGATCTTGAAGGCAAATTTGAATCGTTTATGAACGATTTCGATAAGCTCTCGTACATCAAACGTTACTGGAACTCTCCAGACGTAAAAAAAGCAGAAAGGGCAAAAAAATACTACGAGTATCTCTTCGGATCAGGGAACATAGACATTGCGAATGTAAAGAAGCGTGCCCACGAGCTGGCCAGACAGATCAAGACTACTATCGAGCCAGTTACAATTAGACGTAACAGACTCGACCTCCTGCTAAACCCGCACTACAAGAGCGAGATAGGCGAACTACCAAAACTCGAAGATCCGCAGGAATGGTTTTTCGAACTGACGCCTGAACAATCCGCATTTTACGACAGGGTGATTAATTCCTACTTCGCCCTTCCGGAGGATGGGGGAAAGTTCAAGGGTGCAATCTATCGTCCCTTTGCCTACAAGCTGGGACTTGATGAGTCACAACCAGATAGTGATCAGACCTTGCAGAAGGAAGAAAACTTCCGGTATCTCCAGCAGTTCAACCTCTACGATTTCATGAGGCGGTTACTCGTAAAAAGGTTCGAAAGCTCGTTTGGTGCGTTCAAACGGAGTCTCGAAAAGTTTAGAGAAATTACAGAAGTTGCACTACGGTTTATTGAAAAAACTGGTAAATACATCCTTGATCGTAGGTTACTTGAGAAGATCTACGAACTCGACGTCGACGAGATAGAAGAATACCTCATTGAATACAAAAAAGAACTCGAGGAAGGCAAGCACAAGCAATACCACGAGGTGTACGAAGTTAAGGAGTTCAAAGCCCGCGAGAAATTTTTAGCTGACATAGAATCGGACAAACGATTATTCGAAATGATACTTGAAGAAATGCATGAGATCGGACTCGACAAGCGTGATCCGAAAGCCGAAAAACTCATAGAGCGGGTGAAGGATCTTCTCAAAAGAGAACCTGACCGGAAAGTTGTGATCTTCTCTGAATACGTTGACACTGTTAGGTACTTGGAACCAATTCTCACGGAGGCTTTTGGTGGGAGGGTACTTGCCGTTGCGGGCAACCTAACTAAAGAGAAATGCAAAGAGCTTTACCGTAACTTCGACGCATCGTACCCGAAGGAAAAGCAGGAGAACAAATACGACATCTTACTGACCAGCGATAAACTCTCGGAAGGTTTCAACCTGAATCGTGCTGGTGTTGTTATAAACTACGACATCCCGTGGAACCCGGTGAGGGTTATCCAAAGGGTTGGGCGGATCAACAGGATAAGCAAGAAAGTTTTCGATAAACTGTACATTGTCAACTTTTTCCCAACCGAGCAGGGTGCTGACCTTGTGAAGAGCAGGGAGATAGCCCAGAGTAAGATGTTCCTCATCCACAATGCTCTTGGCGAAGATTCCAAGATATTCGATATCGACGAAGAGCCTTCGCCGTCGGAGCTTTACAGAAAACTTCAGCAAAACCCGGACCTACTTGAGGAGGAAAGTCTCTATACGAAAATACTGAAAGAGCTGGAAGAAATAAAACAAAAATATCCCGGAATAGTTGAAGCTGTTAAGAAATTTCCACCCAGGGTGAAAGTTGCGAAACAATCGAACAGGGACGAGCTTTTCGTATTTATCAAGAAAGGAAAGGTCTACACATTCTTCCACAATTATCTCACTGGTGAGACCGGCCTTGTTGATTTTGAAGAAGCGATCGAACGGATCAAACCCTCGTCATTTGACGAGCCAGCAGTGCCTTTGAGTGAGAAGTTCTGGGATGTTTACGAATTGGTGAAATCTTACAACGAAGTCCGAAAGTCGCGGATAGTAGAGCACAGCGTTAAACAGAAAGCCATCAACACTCTAAAAACACTCCTGAGAAGCGGCCAAGGCCATCAAATGTACGATGACAAGCTTAGAAGATTCATCGAAATGCTCCTCGAAGATATCTTCGACTACTCAACCTTACCTGATTACACTTTGAGGAGAATAGCGCAACTTGGAAATGACCTATCGAGCGAAAGAAAAGTCCAGAAGGCTCTCGAAGAGCTGAAGAAACTGAAAACCGAGCTCGGAGAAGACTACCTTGAAAGAGAGAAAGAACGCCTCAAAAAGCTTACCAAAGAAATTATTGTCGCTATCGAAAACAGGCGGCTGGAGGTTGGTATGGATGGGCAGCAGTGCTCCGGCTGA